A part of Lacibacter sp. H407 genomic DNA contains:
- a CDS encoding YceD family protein yields MGTRREYEIAFVGLKPGIHEFQYEIDDRFFEEFGKQDFENCKANVKLELEKNTGFMMLKFEVGGTAGVLCDRCGNDLPLELWDEFEMLVKMTDEPEKMNEEEESPDVHYISRTESHLHVKNWIYEFIILSIPMQKMCRESEMGGPHCNKEVLARLAQLNPQPNDSNNTSIWKGLDKFRNE; encoded by the coding sequence ATGGGAACTCGCCGGGAATATGAAATAGCTTTTGTGGGATTGAAGCCCGGCATACATGAGTTTCAGTATGAAATTGATGACAGGTTCTTTGAAGAATTCGGGAAACAGGACTTTGAAAACTGTAAGGCAAACGTAAAGCTGGAGCTGGAAAAGAATACCGGTTTTATGATGCTGAAGTTTGAGGTGGGCGGTACAGCCGGCGTTCTTTGCGACCGCTGCGGTAACGATTTACCTTTAGAACTGTGGGACGAATTCGAGATGCTGGTGAAAATGACCGATGAACCGGAGAAGATGAATGAAGAAGAGGAGAGCCCCGATGTGCATTATATCTCCCGAACCGAAAGTCATTTACACGTGAAGAACTGGATCTATGAGTTCATCATACTCAGCATCCCCATGCAAAAAATGTGCAGGGAAAGTGAAATGGGCGGACCGCATTGCAACAAAGAAGTGCTGGCTCGTCTTGCTCAACTCAACCCGCAGCCAAACGATAGTAATAACACATCCATCTGGAAAGGGTTGGATAAATTCAGAAACGAGTAA
- the rpmF gene encoding 50S ribosomal protein L32: MPNPKRRHSQQRSAKRRTHYTAVQVTLTKDSTTGETHPRHRAHVSEGKLYYKGKLVAEKAPAKA, encoded by the coding sequence ATGCCGAATCCAAAACGCAGACATTCGCAGCAACGCAGTGCAAAGCGTCGTACACACTACACCGCCGTGCAAGTTACCTTAACAAAGGACAGCACTACCGGCGAAACACATCCACGTCACCGTGCGCATGTGAGTGAAGGTAAGTTGTACTACAAAGGAAAATTAGTAGCTGAGAAAGCTCCTGCTAAAGCGTAA
- the plsX gene encoding phosphate acyltransferase PlsX — MVIGIDMMGGDYAPQQSLLGVDLFLADAVPGIELVLIGNEQVLREHFSTLPPSVSFVHATEVIDMHEPPTRALRDKPGSSMNIGFDLLAKGNVDAFVSAGNTGAMMVGVFYTIKAIEGVLRPTISTVIPKVQGGYGLILDVGLQADCKPENLLQNAILGSIYAQTILEIENPSVALINIGEEEGKGNLLAQAAYRLLKENKLINFIGNIEGREILTGKADVMVCDGFTGNVILKLGESIFDISKSRNLDEDDYFKRFNFETYGGTPILGVDKPVIVGHGISTPKAYRNMIHLATKMIETKLLEKMKEKFVSEEGEEAS, encoded by the coding sequence ATGGTCATAGGTATTGACATGATGGGTGGCGACTACGCCCCTCAGCAATCGCTGTTGGGCGTAGATTTGTTTTTAGCCGATGCTGTTCCCGGAATTGAACTGGTGTTGATCGGGAATGAGCAAGTGCTGCGTGAACATTTTTCCACACTTCCTCCTTCTGTTTCGTTTGTGCATGCAACCGAGGTGATCGATATGCACGAACCGCCCACACGTGCCCTGCGTGATAAACCGGGTTCATCGATGAACATTGGTTTCGACTTGCTGGCCAAAGGCAATGTGGATGCATTTGTAAGCGCTGGTAACACAGGCGCTATGATGGTGGGTGTATTTTATACCATCAAAGCCATTGAAGGAGTATTGCGTCCAACCATTTCAACCGTTATTCCAAAAGTACAAGGTGGTTATGGGTTGATTCTGGATGTGGGATTACAAGCCGATTGTAAACCCGAAAATCTGTTGCAAAATGCTATTCTCGGCAGCATCTATGCACAAACCATTCTGGAGATCGAAAATCCATCAGTTGCACTGATCAATATCGGAGAAGAAGAGGGAAAAGGAAACCTGCTGGCACAGGCGGCCTATCGCTTGCTGAAAGAAAATAAGCTGATCAATTTTATCGGGAATATTGAAGGGCGTGAAATACTTACAGGTAAGGCAGATGTAATGGTGTGTGACGGCTTTACCGGTAATGTGATCCTGAAACTGGGAGAATCGATCTTTGATATTTCAAAATCACGCAACCTTGATGAAGATGATTATTTCAAGCGGTTCAATTTCGAAACCTATGGCGGCACACCCATTTTAGGTGTTGACAAGCCGGTGATTGTTGGTCATGGCATTTCTACTCCAAAGGCCTACCGTAATATGATTCATTTAGCCACAAAAATGATCGAAACAAAACTGCTGGAGAAGATGAAAGAAAAATTTGTGAGTGAGGAAGGCGAAGAAGCAAGCTGA
- a CDS encoding SDR family oxidoreductase, whose protein sequence is MEFTNKVVVITGGSDGIGKALVEILLQKGAKVATCGRNHDKLYSLQQQFAGASLHTSVADVSNEDDCKRFISSTVTAFDGIDILINNAGLSMRALIVDSDVQAFKRLMDVNFWGTVYTTKAALPYIIERKGSIAGISSIVGNRGIPGRSAYSASKFAMQGWLEALRVEMFHHGVNVLWVSPGFIATNIRSVALNAEGKPIGETPMDESKLMSPEECAMHILTAIAKRKRSIVLTVTGKATVWMSKFLPGIADKYIHKFFFKEGKLIK, encoded by the coding sequence ATGGAGTTTACAAATAAAGTAGTGGTAATTACAGGGGGCAGTGATGGAATAGGAAAAGCATTGGTGGAGATCTTATTGCAAAAAGGAGCAAAGGTTGCAACCTGCGGCCGTAATCATGATAAGTTATATTCATTGCAGCAACAATTTGCAGGCGCCTCGTTACATACATCCGTTGCTGATGTAAGCAATGAAGACGATTGTAAACGTTTCATCAGCTCAACTGTAACTGCATTTGACGGTATTGATATTCTCATCAACAATGCAGGATTATCGATGCGTGCTTTAATTGTTGATTCGGATGTGCAGGCATTCAAGCGCTTGATGGATGTAAATTTCTGGGGCACTGTTTATACAACCAAGGCTGCATTACCCTATATCATTGAACGAAAAGGAAGCATCGCCGGTATTTCTTCTATTGTTGGAAACAGAGGTATACCCGGCCGCAGTGCTTATTCAGCATCTAAATTTGCAATGCAAGGTTGGCTGGAAGCACTGCGTGTAGAAATGTTTCATCATGGTGTAAATGTATTGTGGGTGTCGCCCGGTTTTATTGCAACCAATATCCGTTCAGTAGCATTGAATGCAGAAGGTAAACCCATTGGTGAAACACCGATGGATGAATCGAAACTGATGAGCCCTGAAGAATGTGCAATGCATATACTTACTGCAATTGCAAAACGGAAACGTTCCATTGTACTAACGGTTACCGGTAAGGCAACTGTATGGATGAGTAAATTTTTACCGGGCATTGCAGATAAATACATTCATAAGTTTTTCTTTAAGGAAGGGAAACTCATTAAGTAA
- a CDS encoding SAM hydrolase/SAM-dependent halogenase family protein: MALLTLTSDIGEQDYLAGAVKAVLLRQDPTFQLLDITHQLSPNNDPQAAYIIRNATKQFPQGTFHIILVNLFQYKPEHLLMVRHNDQYFCMADNGLITMILEETPDEVVALPLDKSIARNTLACAEVFGRAIKEVAAGTAMKQLGDASVSIQVRNPLRPISTSQYIEGQIISIDHFENVIVNITHEEFEAQRKGRRFKIVFKRDEVIDRVSETYADVPEGEKLALFNSAGYLEIAINKGNAAGLFGLQGFSEKSTSQYTQSRLFYQTVRVYFE; encoded by the coding sequence ATGGCGTTACTAACCCTTACATCTGACATTGGTGAGCAGGACTACCTGGCCGGGGCAGTAAAAGCTGTTTTGTTACGGCAGGATCCAACTTTTCAATTACTGGATATTACCCATCAGCTTTCACCAAACAATGATCCGCAAGCCGCTTACATTATCCGCAACGCTACTAAACAATTTCCGCAGGGTACATTTCATATCATCCTGGTGAATTTGTTTCAATACAAGCCTGAACACTTGTTGATGGTGCGACATAACGATCAGTATTTCTGTATGGCCGATAACGGACTCATCACCATGATCCTTGAAGAAACACCGGATGAAGTGGTGGCGTTACCATTGGATAAATCCATTGCACGAAACACTTTGGCTTGTGCCGAAGTATTTGGCCGGGCCATTAAAGAAGTGGCTGCCGGTACAGCAATGAAACAGTTGGGCGATGCATCAGTATCGATCCAGGTGCGGAATCCGTTGCGACCCATCAGCACCAGTCAGTACATCGAAGGGCAAATTATTTCCATTGATCATTTTGAAAATGTGATCGTAAACATTACACACGAAGAATTTGAAGCACAGCGAAAAGGCCGCAGGTTTAAGATTGTGTTCAAACGTGATGAAGTGATCGACCGTGTAAGTGAAACTTATGCCGACGTGCCGGAAGGAGAAAAGCTGGCGCTCTTTAATTCAGCAGGTTACCTCGAGATCGCTATCAACAAAGGAAATGCTGCCGGGCTGTTTGGCTTGCAGGGATTTTCTGAAAAAAGCACAAGCCAGTACACGCAAAGCCGGTTGTTTTATCAAACAGTGAGGGTTTACTTTGAGTAA